One Festucalex cinctus isolate MCC-2025b chromosome 1, RoL_Fcin_1.0, whole genome shotgun sequence genomic region harbors:
- the gps1 gene encoding COP9 signalosome complex subunit 1, whose product MPLPVQVFNFQGAVEPMQIDADPQEDQQNAPDTNYIVDNPTLDLEQYATSYSGLMRIERLQFIAEHCPQLRVESLKMALTFVQRTFNVDTYEEVHRKLTDASRDVQVVPEVPPEGGVVPPPLDSAWAESTRKKALLKLEKLDTDLKNYKGNSIKESIRRGHDDLGDHYLDCGDLSNALKCYSRARDYCTSAKHVINMCLNVIKVSVYLQNWSHVLSYVNKAESTPEIAEQRGERDSQNQTVLTKLKCAAGLAELASRKYKPAAKCFLQASFDHCDCPELLSSSNVAIYGGLCALATFDRQELQRNVISSSSFKLFLELEPQIRDIIFKFYESKYASCLKLLDEMKDNLLLDMYLAPHVRTLYSQIRNRALIQYFSPYVSADMTKMAQAFNTTVAALEDELTQLILEGLINARIDSHSKILYARDVDQRSTTFEKSLHMGKEFQRRAKAMILRAAVLRNQIHVKSPPREGSQGELTPANSQTRMSTNM is encoded by the exons ATGCCTTTGCCTGTGCAGGTTTTTAACTTTCAG GGGGCTGTGGAACCTATGCAGATTGATGCAGATCCCCAGGAGGACCAGCAGAATGCTCCAGACACCAACTATATTGTGGATAACCCAACACTG GACCTAGAACAATATGCGACCAGCTACAGTGGACTAATGCGTATTGAGAGACTCCAGTTCATCGCAGAGCATTGCCCACAGCTCAGAGTGGAATCTTTGAAGATGGCTCTCACATTTGTCCAACGGACCTTCAACGTTGACACTTATGAAGAGGTCCACCGCAAACTAACGGATGCTTCACG AGACGTCCAGGTTGTACCAGAAGTACCTCCCGAGGGTGGGGTTGTCCCTCCTCCTTTGGATTCAGCTTGGGCAGAGTCCACCAGGAAGAAGGCTCTGCTTAAATTGGAAAAACTGGACACTGATTTAAAGAATTACAAGGGGAACTCAATTAAAGAGAGCATCAG GAGAGGACATGATGACTTGGGGGATCATTACCTGGACTGTGGTGACCTCAGTAATGCTCTCAAGTGCTACTCTCGAGCTAGGGATTACTGCACCAGTGCTAAACATGTCATTAACATGTGTCTGAATGTAATCAAG GTTAGTGTTTATCTCCAGAACTGGTCCCATGTACTGAGCTATGTCAACAAGGCGGAATCCACACCAGAGATTGCAGAG CAACGAGGAGAGCGCGACAGCCAAAATCAAACAGTTCTTACCAAATTAAAGTGTGCTGCAG GCCTGGCGGAATTGGCCTCTCGAAAATACAAACCAGCCGCCAAGTGCTTCTTGCAGGCTTCCTTTGACCACTGTGACTGTCCAGAG CTTTTGTCATCCAGTAATGTAGCCATCTACGGAGGTTTATGCGCTCTGGCTACGTTTGACAGACAGGAGCTCCAACGCAACGTCATCTCGAGCAG CTCGTTTAAGTTATTTCTAGAATTAGAACCTCAAATTCGTGACATCATCTTCAAGTTCTATGAATCCAAATATGCATCTTGTCTCAAGCTGCTGGATGAAATGAAG GATAATCTTCTGTTGGACATGTACTTGGCCCCACATGTGCGGACGCTCTATAGCCAAATCCGAAATAGAGCTCTTATCCAG TATTTCAGTCCTTACGTGTCGGCAGACATGACAAAGATGGCTCAGGCCTTCAACACTACAGTGGCGGCCCTTGAAGACGAGCTCACCCAACTGATCCTGGAGGGGCTCATCAATGCACGCATTGACTCTCATAGCAAG ATTCTGTATGCGAGGGATGTGGACCAGAGAAGCACAACGTTTGAGAAGTCGCTCCATATGGGCAAAGAGTTCCAGAGACGAGCCAAAGCCATGATCCTTAGAGCAGCGGTGCTCCGCAATCAGATCCACGTCAAG TCTCCACCCAGAGAAGGCAGTCAAGGTGAACTGACACCAGCCAACAGTCAAACCAGAATGAGCACCAACATGTGA